The following coding sequences lie in one Glycine soja cultivar W05 chromosome 16, ASM419377v2, whole genome shotgun sequence genomic window:
- the LOC114391084 gene encoding uncharacterized protein LOC114391084, producing the protein MATNSHFTAIFPILDGRNYDQWSRKMKAILGYQDVWDLVQNGLIPLPENANAAQQTVYRESKKKDWKGLCILHQCVNPAIFEKIARSETSKKAWDILANSYADDQKLKKVRLQTLRRQYELLGMEESESIATTVAIMNKEIIILKIIEEEEVEVLEEEGENLIRVIYSVITVGDMDILLMSATAMSMEMMLKWLKKRRRQRKLC; encoded by the coding sequence ATGGCGACGAACAGCCATTTTACGGCGATTTTTCCGATCCTCGACGGAAGAAATTACGATCAGTGGAGTAGGAAGATGAAGGCGATCCTCGGCTATCAGGATGTGTGGGATCTAGTGCAGAACGGATTAATTCCGTTGCCGGAGAACGCAAACGCTGCGCAACAAACAGTTTACAGAGAATCGAAGAAGAAGGATTGGAAAGGTCTCTGCATCCTCCATCAGTGTGTGAATCCtgcaatttttgagaaaattgCGAGATCGGAGACGAGTAAAAAAGCGTGGGATATTCTTGCGAATTCCTACGCCGATGATCAGAAATTGAAGAAGGTGCGACTTCAAACCCTACGAAGACAATATGAATTGCTAGGGATGGAGGAGAGTGAATCAATTGCTACTACAGTAGCAATAATGAACAAGGAAATAATCATACTGAAAATTATAGAGGAAGAGGAGGTAGAGGTTTTAGAGGAAGAGGGAGAAAATTTGATAAGAGTTATATACAGTGTTATAACTGTGGGAGATATGGACATTTTGCTGATGAGTGCTACAGCAATGTCAATGGAAATGATGCTAAAATGgctgaagaagaggaggagACAGAGGAAACTCTGTTAA
- the LOC114389681 gene encoding uncharacterized protein LOC114389681, giving the protein MSLWNSPSSTSRVQSPQNTPIIPASCSPKLVKRMQQETCYKCDQRGHWSYYCPYKSPKTKPISPSPKQDSTVSYKRAHGSCGYGVTEDELLNGNSNSIARLKQSRQRTLHDFWEGCQSQNDGSQEQIKRMRITDCSENPNIEGASATQNAANVKRDGFSELESAADDIEFMNSVSWETIEAEAILSLSLRQIMFQKRIFSDDSFEIDKSKENSLTMDEQNNLFEENKMRFAQLQDEYVKTEASLEASNQHKQLLCEQVSDLKTMLDEKQNQLKCCELETLKIETRLGDLKRRMLETHFTLKERVEQTEEARKQSEERQAKLQ; this is encoded by the exons aTGTCTCTATGGAATTCACCTTCTTCAACATCTCGAGTTCAGAGTCCTCAAAATACCCCTATAATTCCTGCTAGCTGCTCTCCAAAACTCGTGAAACGAATGCAACAAGAAACCTGTTACAAATGTGATCAACGAGGACATTGGTCTTATTACTGTCCTTACAAATCCCCCAAAACTAAACCCATCTCACCCTCACCCAAGCAAGATTCCACAGTTTCCTACAAAAGG GCTCATGGATCTTGTGGGTACGGTGTGACTGAGGATGAATTGCTCAATGGCAATAGCAACAGCATTGCTCGTTTAAAGCAAAGCAGGCAAAGAACTCTACATGATTTTTGGGAGGGATGCCAAAGCCAAAATGATGGTTCGCAAGAACAGATCAAAAGGATGAGAATCACAGACTGTTCTGAGAATCCAAACATTGAAGGTGCTAGTGCAACACAAAATGCTGCCAATGTGAAACGTGATGGTTTTTCAGAATTGGAGTCTGCTGCTGATGATATAGAATTCATGAACTCAGTCTCATGGGAAACTATTGAGGCAGAAGCAATTCTATCATTATCTCTTCGACAAATTATGTTTCAGAAGCGCATTTTCTCTGATGATTCATTTG AAATAGACAAGTCCAAGGAAAATTCCCTTACTATGGATGAGCAGAATAATCTCTTTGAGGAGAACAAAATGAGATTTGCTCAACTCCAAGACGAGTATGTCAAGACCGAAGCTTCACTTGAAGCATCAAACCAGCATAAGCAATTGCTTTGTGAACAGGTCTCTGATCTCAAGACCATGcttgatgaaaaacaaaatcaattaaaatgttGTGAGTTGGAGACCTTGAAGATAGAGACTCGTCTTGGTGATCTGAAAAGAAGAATGTTGGAGACCCATTTTACATTGAAGGAAAGAGTTGAACAAACAGAAGAGGCAAGGAAACAAAGTGAAGAAAGACAAGCAAAGCTGCAGTGA
- the LOC114389135 gene encoding calcium-binding mitochondrial carrier protein SCaMC-1-like, translated as MGMKKATMDHVLLASQETKETREVRIRSLFDFFDRENLGFLDYSHIEAGLSALQIPSEYKYAKDLLNACDANKDGRVDFQEFRKYMDDKELELYRIFQAIDVAHNGCILPEELWEALVRAGIKIDDEELARFVERVDKDNNGVITFEEWRDFLLLYPHEATIENIYHYLERICVVDIGEQTVIPAGIGKHIHASRYLIAGGVAGAASRTATAPLDRLKVVLQIQTTQSHIMPAIKDIWKKGGLLGFFRGNGLNVLKVAPESAIRFYSYEMLKSFITRAKGDEAKAANIGAMGRLLAGGIAGAVAQTAIYPMDLVKTRLQTHACKSGRIPSLGTLSKDIWVQEGPRAFYRGLIPSLLGIIPYAGIDLAAYETLKDMSKQYILHDGEPGPLVQLGCGTVSGTLGATCVYPLQVVRTRMQAQRSYKGMADVFRKTLEHEGLRGFYKGIFPNLLKVVPSASITYMVYESMKKSLDLE; from the exons ATGGGGATGAAGAAGGCGACGATGGATCACGTGCTGCTAGCGTCGCAGGAGACGAAGGAAACACGTGAGGTGCGGATTCGGAGCCTCTTCGATTTCTTCGACAGAGAGAATCTCGGGTTCTTGGACTACTCCCACATTGAAGCGGGTCTCTCGGCGCTTCAGATTCCGTCAGAGTATAAGTACGCCAAAGATTTGTTGAACGCTTGCGATGCCAACAAGGATGGGAGAGTGGATTTCCAGGAGTTCAGGAAGTATATGGACGACAAGGAACTTGAGCTTTATCGCATTTTTCAGGCCATTGATGTTGCGCATAATGGGTGCATTTTGCCCGAGGAGCTTTGGGAGGCGCTTGTGAGAGCAG GAATTAAGATTGATGATGAAGAACTCGCCCGTTTTGTTGAGCGTGTTGATAAGGATAATAATGGTGTTATAACATTTGAAGAATGGAGGGATTTTCTGCTGCTTTACCCTCATGAGGCAACCATTGAGAACATTTACCATTATTTGGAGCGGATATGTGTGGTTGATATAGGGGAACAGACTGTTATTCCAGCAGGTATTGGTAAGCACATTCATGCAAGCAGGTATCTGATTGCAGGAGGAGTAGCAGGTGCAGCGTCACGCACAGCAACTGCACCCCTTGACCGTCTAAAGGTGGTATTGCAAATCCAAACAACACAATCTCATATAATGCCTGCAATTAAAGATATTTGGAAAAAGGGTGGTTTGTTAGGATTTTTTCGAGGCAATGGCTTAAATGTTCTTAAGGTGGCCCCTGAGAGTGCCATTAGATTTTATAGCTATGAGATGCTGAAGAGCTTCATTACGAGAGCCAAAGGGGATGAGGCAAAGGCTGCTAATATTGGAGCTATGGGGCGGCTGCTAGCTGGTGGTATTGCTGGCGCTGTAGCTCAAACTGCAATATATCCCATGGATCTTGTTAAAACAAGACTACAAACCCATGCTTGTAAAAGTGGAAGAATTCCTAGTCTTGGAACCCTTTCAAAAGATATATGGGTTCAGGAAGGACCCCGGGCATTTTATAGGGGATTGATTCCTTCTCTTCTTGGGATTATCCCTTATGCCGGCATAGATCTTGCTGCATATGAAACCTTGAAGGATATGTCCAAGCAGTATATTCTTCATGATGGAg AACCTGGTCCTCTAGTACAATTAGGATGTGGAACTGTATCTGGAACTCTTGGAGCAACATGTGTTTACCCGCTGCAGGTGGTTAGAACAAG AATGCAGGCTCAACGCTCATATAAGGGAATGGCTGATGTATTCAGGAAAACCCTTGAACATGAAGGTTTGAGGGGGTTCTACAAAGGAATATTTCCTAACTTACTCAAAGTTGTACCGTCAGCAAGCATCACCTACATGGTTTATGAGTCTATGAAAAAAAGTTTGGATTTGGAGTGA
- the LOC114390694 gene encoding 40S ribosomal protein S27-2-like, which yields MVLQNDIDLLNPPVELEKRKHKLKRLVQSPNSFFMDVKCQGCFNITTVFSHSQTVVVCGNCQTVLCQPTGGRARLTEGCSFRKKGD from the exons ATG GTTCTTCAAAATGATATTGATTTGCTAAATCCTCCGGTTGAGCTTGAGAAGAGGAAACACAAGCTCAAGCGTCTTGTTCAGTCACCAAACTCTTTCTTCATG GATGTTAAGTGCCAGGGTTGCTTCAACAT AACCACTGTCTTTAGCCACTCTCAGACTGTTGTTGTATGCGGAAACTGCCAGACTGTCTTGTGTCAACCAACCGGTGGCCGGGCAAGGCTAACCGAGGGATGCTCCTTTAGGAAGAAGGGAGACTGA
- the LOC114390407 gene encoding B3 domain-containing transcription factor VRN1-like, which produces MEAATFPHQLHQVKPFHFFKIITTQNLQDGKLMIPNKFVEKYGEGLPNALFLKTPNGTEWNFNLEKHDGKIWFQKGWKEFAEYHSLAHGHLLVFRRHGTSHFQVHIFDLSSLEIDYPSKGTEGKTSPNHEGNKQPRNEENLEYLQPYQVRSHKSVKVENMMTLPEEAQPHTDTKFKEKSKVVVANQVTALDLASSFKPCNPFFLVVMRPSYIQSNGGPLPLQTKFCRRHFGLLNNRHINLQVLNGRIWPAKYMIQKMKNKTNFRLTSGWKTFVKDNNLKVGNVCTFELIDGTKLTLLVHIFRGTNGSNCSTSQACQE; this is translated from the exons ATGGAAGCTGCTACATTTCCTCACCAACTTCATCAGGTGAAGCCATTCCACTTTTTCAAGATCATAACCACTCAAAATCTGCAGGATGGAAAACTA ATGATCCCAAATAAGTTTGTGGAGAAATATGGAGAAGGCTTACCAAATGCTCTATTTCTTAAGACTCCAAATGGTACTGAGTGGAACTTCAATCTGGAAAAGCATGATGGTAAAATATGGTTTCAAAAGGGTTGGAAAGAATTTGCAGAGTATCACTCTCTAGCTCATGGCCATCTTTTGGTTTTCAGACGCCATGGAACTTCCCATTTTCAGGTACACATCTTTGATCTGAGTTCCTTAGAGATAGATTACCCTTCTAAAGGTACAGAAGGTAAAACGTCCCCCAATCATGAAGGAAATAAACAACCTCGAAATGAAGAAAATTTGGAATATCTTCAACCATATCAAGTGAGAAGTCATAAAAGTGTTAAAGTTGAGAACATGATGACATTGCCAGAGGAGGCTCAGCCACATACCGACACAAAGTTCAAAG AAAAATCAaaggttgttgttgctaacCAAGTTACAGCTCTTGACCTAGCAAGTTCTTTCAAACCTTGTAATCCATTCTTCTTAGTTGTCATGCGTCCATCGTACATCCAATCTAATGGCGGTCCTCTG CCTTTACAGACAAAGTTTTGTAGGAGACACTTTGGTTTGCTCAATAACAGACATATCAACCTTCAGGTGTTAAATGGGAGAATTTGGCCTGCAAAGTATATGATCcagaaaatgaagaacaaaaCAAATTTTAGACTAACAAGTGGATGGAAGACATTTGTCAAGGACAATAACTTGAAAGTTGGCAATGTTTGCACCTTTGAACTCATTGATGGAACTAAACTAACCTTACTGGTTCACATCTTCAGAGGGACAAATGGTTCAAATTGTTCAACATCTCAAG CTTGTCAAGAATag